Sequence from the Actinomycetota bacterium genome:
GGCCGATGTCGCGGGCGGTGATGCTCGCCGCCTGGGCGTCCCAGGTCACCCCGTAGAGAGCCGGTGTCGCCAGGAGGTGGTTGAGGCTCGTCGAGAAGACCAGCGCTGCAGAGAGCGCCGCCAGCGCGACCGCGGTGCCGCCGACCGAGCTGCGTACGGGCACGGCGGTGCGGCCGCGCCCGGACTCCAGGGCGAAGCGCATGCCGGTCGCCACCGTGGCCGGCGCCGCGGTGGCGCCGACGGCCGATGCCAGCACCGATGGGCGCAGAGTGGCGGCGGCCGGCCGGCCCGGCTTCCGGGCAGCGCGCCACGCCGGGGCGGCGCCCGCCAGGGCGATCACGGCGATCAGACCGAGGGTCCCGAGACCGAACACCAGCGGGTCGAAGGCCAGGCCCGGGTGCGGCTCGGCGTTGCGCGCCAGGCCGATCGGGGCGATGGGCGAGAGCGCATAGGCCACCCCGACCGCGACCACCGCCCCCATCACGCCGACGGCCAGGACGCGGGTCATCGCCACTGTCCACAGCTGGCCCGGGGTCATGCCCATGGCCCGGAGCTCGCCATTGTCCGCCGCCTCGAGGACGCTCTGGCGGGCGAGCAGCTGCACGACGATCAACCCGCCGGTGGCGGCGAGCAGCGCGGCCAGCAGCCACAGGGCGACGGCCTGGAGGTGGATCGAACGCTCGGTGTTGACACTCTGATCGCTGATGGGGAACGACTGTACGGGCAGCCCGCCGCCGAGCCGGCCGACGTCGCCCTGAAAGCTCGGCGTGCCGCGGTCGCCGTCGCGCAGCCAGACCGCCGAGACACCGTAGGTCAACAGGTCGTCCGTGTGGGCCCGGTAGAAGGCGGGCGTCGCCCAGGCCAGGTCAACACCGGAGCCCAGCTGGGGCGGGAACTCGGTCGGTGCGGCATCGACGCCGACGACCCGGAACCGGAGGCGCGCGGTCGACTGGCCATCGGCCTTCGCCACCGTCAGGTCGAGGTGGTCGCCCACGCCGAGGTGCAGGTCGTCGGCCAACAGGAAGCTGATGGTGACCTCGTCGGCCTTCGCCGGATCCGGCTGGCGGCCGGCGAGCATCTTGCGGCGGAACATCGTTGTCCCGAGCGCGTTGGTGGCCGGGGCGGTCAGGTTGACGACGGCCGGATCGAGGGCGGCATACGAGGCTGCGGTCATCACACGTTTGACTTCCGGGAGCTGCGCCAGCTGGGCCGTGCTGATGTCGCCGAAGCCCGATGACCCGGCCGGGGGCCGGAAGACGAAGGTCTGCGGCGAGTCCGCCCACTGCAGGAAGCGGGGGTAGGCGCTGTCGGTGCGGCGGGCCCCGGCGGCACTGGCCAGCACCGCGCCCGCGAAGAGACCCGCCACGACGGCCAGCCCCAGCCAGGATCGCCACCGGTTCCGAAGATCGGCGCGCACCCGCGCCGCAACTGCACTCACTGTTGCTCCATCCCGTTGCACTGTGGCCCCACCGGGACCCGACCGCCAGGGGGGCAGCCTGCCTCCCGCGGGGAGTGCCTACCCCACCAGCGGCCAGTTGATTTAGGTTTGCCTGGCCGGATTTCAGCTCGCCGGCGATGAGTTCCGGCACCTCCGTCCGTCTGAACGCGTGACGGCACGACAGCGCAGCACCGACTCCCAGAAAGGAGCCGCACCATGGCCACCGCGTCCACCCCTGGAGCCCCGTGCTGGATCGACCTCAGCACCCCCGACGTTGCGAGCACCCGGGCGTTTTACCCGGCCCTGTTCGGCTGGACGGTCACCGAGCCGCTGGCCGAGTTCGGCGGCTACTTCCAGTTCCTCCGCGACGGCGTGCCCGTGGGCGGCTGCGTGGGCCCGATGCCCGAACAGCCCCCGCCAATGCCTGGTCGGTCTACCTGCTGAGCGACGACGCCGAGAAGACCGTCGCCCTGGCCGCCGAGAACGGCGCCCGGATCCTCGCCCCGCCGATGACCGTCGGCGACCTCGGCACGATGGCGGTCCTGGTGGACAACGGCGGCGCCGTCATCGGCGCCTGGCAGCCGATCACCTTCTCCGGCATCGGCGTCTTCGGCGAGAACGGTGCCCCGGCCTGGTTCGAGCTG
This genomic interval carries:
- a CDS encoding FtsX-like permease family protein codes for the protein MAGLFAGAVLASAAGARRTDSAYPRFLQWADSPQTFVFRPPAGSSGFGDISTAQLAQLPEVKRVMTAASYAALDPAVVNLTAPATNALGTTMFRRKMLAGRQPDPAKADEVTISFLLADDLHLGVGDHLDLTVAKADGQSTARLRFRVVGVDAAPTEFPPQLGSGVDLAWATPAFYRAHTDDLLTYGVSAVWLRDGDRGTPSFQGDVGRLGGGLPVQSFPISDQSVNTERSIHLQAVALWLLAALLAATGGLIVVQLLARQSVLEAADNGELRAMGMTPGQLWTVAMTRVLAVGVMGAVVAVGVAYALSPIAPIGLARNAEPHPGLAFDPLVFGLGTLGLIAVIALAGAAPAWRAARKPGRPAAATLRPSVLASAVGATAAPATVATGMRFALESGRGRTAVPVRSSVGGTAVALAALSAALVFSTSLNHLLATPALYGVTWDAQAASITARDIGPAVDLLRADPRVAAVSVGYTGAPLGLGPRGSRVDAMAIDAVKGPTLFPAPLEGRVPRTSGEIMLGSRTFSELHAHLGGAVPAVLADTPVKRTLRVVGVGVFPSLSDALGLGKGAAMTVGGLQASLPPGQDGPPLDTALVRFQPGTDARLATADLGRRLGDAGYSFLPAQRPADLVNFGRVQNLPFVLAALLGLLAAATLIHVLVVSIRRRRRDLALLKTLGFVPRQVRSTVAWQATTLAGAAAVLGVPIGILAGRWMWTAFAHQLGIVPVVMIRPLGFVAIVAGALVVANLVALLPARLAGRVAPAAALKAE